GTCCTCCTCTCCTCTTTGTACTTTTCGATTCTCTCTCGACATTGCGGATCACCCAAGTCCAGGCCACCGAGAGTCTTCAACTGAATCTTCTCGGAAGCGCTCGAGCTGCTGCCGCCGACGTTGGGCGTGGAGCAGTGCTGCGCGTCGTCGGACGCTTGTTTTATCGATAACGACGGCATTTCACCCGTCATCCGATTGAACTTGGCCTCGTCCAAAGATCGGCTCAGCGCCGCTCGAGTCGCTCTCGCGTGACGCGCCCGCAAGCAAGGCGGCAAGTGTTGCGACGCTTCGTCGCTCTTGCTCCTCACGCAGTCCAATTCCTGCCTCAATTTCCTCTCCCGGACGATCTCTCTGCCAATCTCCGAGTCAAAGTTCCTCCGATCCCTGATTGTCTCGCCCTCGTACTTTCTCCTCGCGGACGCGGCCGCATCTCCCACAGCGCCTCCGGATAATCTCTGCAGAGCCAGCTCCTGCAGGATGGCCGCGGTGTCTCGCAGCACCACCGCGTCGTCAACAGTCGACTGCACAGGAGCGTTCGCGAATGCGTCTGACGCCACAGCTAGCGTTCGTTCCATCAGCTCGGACGCTCCTTCCGGAGCGTGCGCGACCTCGCATGGTTCCGCTGCGTTCTCCGACGGAATTCTCACGTCGATGTTGCCCCGTATTTGAGCGGTTTGTAAATTCACGCACTTCTGGCTCTCATCGCCGCGTTTGGAAGCGCATTTACGCTGCTGCGCATTGACCTGCTGTTTCTGAGAATTATTTCCGAATACGAAACTTTGGCACTTCTTCGACAGTCCGCTTGAACGGTCATTGTCGCAGCTGTCTTGCTTCATGGGTACGTTCGTTGTTTCTTGATCCTCCGCGGATTTACCGGCGAATCTCGGGTGGTTCGTGATTTGCAAAGGACGTGACGCACCTTGCTGCCGCGCGCCTGTATCCCTCGACAAATGGTGATAGTTCTCGAAGGTCTCCGTTTCTCTGAACATCTCTCGCTCCTCACGCGCCTCGTTCTGATTCGTGCCAAATACATTCGCGTTGTCCACCTCGATGTAACACGCGCGAACCTGTCGCTGATCCCTCACGTTGGACTCCTCGCTCAAATTAACATCAGTCGCGTCGCACGAGTATCGATTGCCATTCTCGCGGTCGTGCAGACGAGAACGGGAATCATCGTTAACGAGATTGCCTTTGTTCATTAGACTGAAACTCGTTTGCGGATTAGTCTCCTCTCGGTTCACGTACTCCTTCGTGTCCGTAAGGTCGAACACCATCTCTTCGCTTTCCTGTGCCAGTATGCGGTTTTCCGTCACGCTGTTATCAACTCCCATGCGAAACGTATCCGCGGTCGAGATCAGCGTACGCTCTAACGACGCTCCGGACACGTTCTCCGACGTCACTGGATTCGCGCCGCTGTCCAAGAAGGAATCGTTAGGACTGGTCGATTCGCTAATCGGCGTTGCGAGTGAACCGGTCGTATCCCCGATAATTACCCATTCACCGGCGTCGTTGGCGTTGCTGGTCGCGCGCTGATTTTCCGCATTGCTGAACACCTTCATGTCCGAGCTATCACAAATGACGAATCCAGACTCCCGCAGTTCTTGCAGGGTTTGCTCGCACGACATTGGCGAGTCGAGATCAGTCGCATTGGATGACGGCAACCTCGGCAGCTCGACCGCGGCGATCACGTCGTTCGGTATCGAATCGGTGGTAGATTTATCGCACCTCCCTTTCACGTCGCCCGCATCTCCCTTTTTATCGTACGATTCGGACGAGATCTTCACCGACTGCGAACTTAGTCTGTCCGTCGCGACCTTGCGAGACGCGGCAACTCCGCCGGTTCCAATCTCCCCGCACGAAGACGACAACCTGTTACACGGCGTCATCTCCGTGTCGAAAATTGAAGCGACCAAAGTAGACCGAGTGGTAGACGAATTTGCAGTCCCGGCAAGCGACGTGATCGCAGTTTTACCACGCAACTCCGCGTCGTAACTCCTAATCCTCTCGCACGACTCTAATTTCCTATCCGGCTCTACTAGATTTATTGATAATCTATGATTAGGGTCCGATGACTTCTCGGAAGACGACACGCTGGTTTCCTTCAACTTGTTCGCGCTGCTGCTCCTATCACGCTCGTCACCGATCTCGAGTGGCAAAGTGAAACTTCGGAAACTTATCCTGGGACTGTTGGCCGACATTGGCGATGGAGACGCACCCTGTAACACCGCCGGGGTCAATGGCGTTGAGGCTTCCGACAGCAACGGCAGGTAGCCGGGTGTTGGTAGTGGAGATGGTGTGTCGACACTGTGAATGTCCGCGCTCGTTGCTACCATTACCTGAAAGATATTGTCGTTAGAAAGAGCGAAAGTGGCGGATAACAACTTGGACTCAACTTGGTTTCACGATGATCACCTGATCAGGACTTTGGCTGTCTATGAAACGCAACTCGACGTCACACTGCAATCTCTCCTCTAAGCGTGACCGTTTTCTCTTGGAACCGCCGCTAGTGGCGGTGCACTGACTCGCCTCGGTTCTCTGTCGGCGCGGCGACGCCTCCACAGATGCCACACCGCCACCCTCCTCTTCCGAGAGCATTCTCATCTCTCGCTCCTCCAGGTCGAAATTCAATTGTATCTCCGAGAGATCCAGCGGCGAGGATACATTAGGCGCGTCGGCTAGATGATCGAAGTACGAGTCGTGCGAGACAGACCGGCTGTGACCGCAAGTTCTGGTAGGTGGTGGGCCGCCCAAAAGGGGGCCCAAGCTATCCTCGCCGTCCAGACTGTCGGCACTTTTGACAGGTCTTAATCGCCGCAAGGAATTCAAGGAACTCGGCACCGTTTCCGCTTGAGGTGGCGTGCCGATCTGCCTCGCTTTCCCTATGGCGCCTCTGCCGAATATCGCCCGCCAGTTCAGCGAGGGCGATCGCTTCGATCCGTTTCTCTTGCGCGGTAGCTCGATGACCGTGTGATAACGCAACGGCAAACCAGCCGGACCAGCCCCTACTTCTATGTAATCGGGTTCACCTCTGAGGCTCCTGTTGCGCGCCTCCTCCAAGGTGAGCAGTCGCGCAGACGTGGTAATCGCCAGAGACTTCGGTCTACCAACAGGACCGTCCCCAAATATAAGTTCCGCATAACAGACCAAAAATTCCGTCACAACCGCTTGCACGCCGACACCCTGAAGAGCTGCCACACCGCCTACTTCCAGTTCCTTACATCTCAAGAGATTTGGGGCCCAAACTATGGCTACGTTCCGCGGAGTCATGCCAGTTTCCGTGCCACGTGCAGCTACCCTTACTAGGTGACGCATCAGGTACTCCAGTGTCCTGCGCGTGCAACGTTCatcagaaattagaaaatgtcAGATCACCGTAAAGAGAAAACATAATTTTGGTAACGGCGGAATCAAGAAGAAGTACCTGTAATGAGGCGGTGGTAGCTTTCTAACTGCGTCTCTCATGCGTCTCAATCTCTCGGCGTCGCTGCTGGCTTGAACCGCATTGACGAAGGTGGAGTAAAGCTGATACGTGCACAACGGATTCGGCAATTCCCTAAAGTACATCTTCAGTAAAGACGCCACGGAGTGAATGTCCTGCAGGATACTCTCATCGGAATGCAACGCTGGTACTCGATCCTCGTCAAAGGCGTTTCGTAATTTCTGGATGTTGGATGTCACGCCGCTAAGGCGATATATACCGTCGACTAGACCATGTTTTTCGATAAATTCCGCGCAACACGTCAGGACTATGGGTACTGTAAAACAAGTGAcaactttttctctctctctctctctctctctcgtccttCCAAGTACCCGAGACAACTGATCAACGTATCTGTATCTGTATCATAATGAGGTATATTAGAAGCTTTACCATCTTGACCCGAGTTCAGCAGGTGTTCTCCCAAGTCGCAACCGAACACGCGCTCCCGCAGTATGCCCGACTGCTTCAGTCTCCTCCTAGACGGCCGGTTCAGTATGAAAGACCTAAAGAAGGCTATTAGCTTGCCGTGCTTCCGGAGCACGGGTTTCACCGGCAATCTCGACCTGACTGTTGTCGAAACCGTCAGATGCCGTGGTACTTTGTCTCCAATCACAGCGACGCATTCCGCCGGGAAGAAGCCAACTGCGAATCCGTGCTTTCCACGCCACCACGTGCTTTCGCCCGAAGGGGGCATGTCTATGACGGATATCATGTCGCCTACCTGTACGTCGCGTAAAACACTTCGATCAATTATCGCGAATCGTTCTACGCACCAAACTCATTAGCTCGGGAGGACACACATTATCAGATTAGAACAGATGAATTTTTCTCAGCAAAATATGAATTGCGAGTGAGATTGCGACGACTCACAATTCGTCTCGATTGAGATTTTAGCTTCTCACGAAGAGGTTTAATTTTATGTTCGAGTGGATTGAGTTTGATTGAAGATGTGACTGAAAAATCAATCTGATAACGAGTGCTTTATGATTTAGCGAATGCTACCTGAAAGGAGATCTCATCTTGCGCCTGCGCGGTGTAAGGCCTCACTGCATACGCCGCGGCAACGGCTGGGGTGTTTATCGGGCAGGAATCCGATTCCGGGACCAAAATCCTTCTACCTCTGTTATCGAGTTGCAACCAATTCAGCACCGGGCCGCAGTTTAAACCCTCGTGATTTAATTGCGAGAATCGGTTCAGATAATCCTTCAGTACGTCACGAGCGTTTTTCGGCTGAATGTCTGGAAGTTTCATCAGGGAGGAGAACTTTCGATCGAATATACAGCGATGCAACTGCTTGTCGAACATGACGAAGTTGTCGTAGGATCTCTGCAGTGTCCAGCACGCGTCTCCGGACGTTATGCGAACTGCGTAGCTCTCCGAATCGTTGGAATCTTCGTTCATTGATACCTGAAAATTAAGTTGCGCCTCTTAATTGGATTCTCTCCCATGTATCTCGTCGTGCTTAGCGTATTTATTTGGCGTACTATTTAGCGTACCTCTAGAGTACCCAGTTCAACGTGCTCGTAGTGAAAATGAGCACACTCATCGAGTTTCGGAAAGCGCGCGATACTACCCATGTTGCTACCGGAACTAACAGGTGTGCTGAAATCGTCTGCCCGATTACATGCTGAGCcctgcaatttttatttattatcatatataatataataataagtatatcGCGGATTCTGTAAGCGCGGAACAACAACAAGCTCCACATCTACAtgaaaacttttaatatatatatatatatatatatatataatacttcaAAACATCGTAAgctttttatgattatttttattttatttttattcccgcgaaattatggaaattattTTGGAAAACTCGAAGGATTTAAATAACGAATTAAAATCTTGCATGGAAACCTTTAGTAATTTCTGCAAAAtgcttatttttaatatattgtaaattcaGCAATTTAAAGAAACAAAACTTTTCAACAAAAACTCGAAATTTCGCATAACAGCCTTATATCCAAtgcttattttttatatatccttaagtttaacaaaatatttatttttatacagagTAGCTaatattttgagaaaattattaaattgaaatattatttcaaattgaaaaattattaaagttttatttaatatataacataacacATAattggtgtgtgtgtgtgtgtgtgtgacatAATACGCACAGAATCTTTttgcatttgtttaaataatatgttaCCTGAGGCTCGATGTCCGTAAGCCGATGAGCACGGGGTCTGTCTTGCGTCGATGAACCCGGCATCTTTTGCGGCCGTTTCATAGATGAAGACGAGAAGGAACAGGGTGAGGATCCAGGCCTTTGACCCAATTCGCCACGACGCGCCAGAGTGACTGCGGTGATTCTTACGTTTCTCCCGATCGAATCATCGTCCTCTCTCGCACGAACCCTCTGCGCACAAACACCATGTCGATGCTcggcattattttttttttttcgccaGAAAGAATCAAAGAAACTGTCTTCCCTTCCTCCGTACCAACGTTCTGTTTGTACTTATCCGAGAACTGCTCTGAATGCTTTCTTTGTACAGTTTGCGTCATGTTGcgtaaacataattatataaaaatgttaaacaatattttggcatttttttcacataattaaattgtatccttgattacatattataattagtttatTTGTCATTAGCTTGCGTATaactgtattaatttttagagTAATGGGGCGAGGGGAAGGCGAGAGGAAACCGcgttagaaataataaaacagaaaatttgACACTCCCAGAAAACATTATACCAGTTATTTGATCCCCTTGTCTGCGACGAGTACGCTCGCAAACGTTTGCAAAAGAAGTggctgtttctctctttcattcccccctccccctccccctcctcctcctcctccacagACGAAAGAAGATCCGGCCACGATCCCCCTTTATGCTTCACCATATGTGCGTGAATGTATCATCGTGCAGTAGCACCGGCAATATTCAGCAActactgttattattattattattaacctTTTTCATAAACACACTTCAATAAAATCGTAAATGGCGTATACTAATCACAGATTGCTCTCGTTGCTTTTTCTTACCTAAAATGAACAATTTCATACTAATCGATTCTCCGCCACGTAGACTAATAATTTCACGGGACATTTTTCGTAGGGAAGTGCAACGCGCTGGCATCGTTCATTGATCCTCGCTCGCCACTCGAGCGTACGCGGCTGATTAATTCAGAACTAGCCTCGTAAACATCTCGCGCTCCCGGGCTTCCTCACTCCGAGACACGATCGAGATGAGGAAATCGAAAAGACGAAAGCGTCGCGCGCTCGATAGCCCCGCGGCCCGTCCCCGTCGTACGttctcgcgcgtgcacgaaaGCGATCCGATGATCCGTGGGCACGGTTACACTCCCGATACTTTAAGGTTAGGACGGATCCTGGCCGCGCGTCGTGGACGAAGCAATCGCGACCGTGCGCCGTACGGGATCGGAGACCCGCGGCTCGAGTCGACACGCAGGACCGCGCCGTTCCGATCAACCGGGCGATTCAATTATGCGCGACTCGAGCGGTGCGATGCGTGCGTGCCCACAGTGGCGAGTAACGCGACGATATCCGACTCTTGCGCATCGGCCAAGTCGCAAGGGCTGCGAACAGCTGGGCTTCCGCACATTCTCCGTCGCGAgagcgcacacacacacacacagaggcgcgcgcgcgcacacacacaggcACGCATACACATCCAACACAGATATtatacatgcgcgcgcgcgcatacgcaCACAGTCGTCCCCTCACTTGCCGCCGTGCGTGTGGACTAAATCTCTACACGAGGGAAATAACGGAGCTATTATGTCACGAGTGGTCTCTCTCCTAGTCGCACGCCCAACGCCTTATCGCGCACGCCCGGACGAGGATAAAACTCCGAGGaggggagggcgggggggggggggaagacgGGCCGGCGCGACGCGCGGCGGTCACTATAAACGGGACGAGCGTGCCGTCGGCGTTCGTGCCGACGGCGGACTCGCAATAACGATCCGCTTCGTGTCACTGCGTTTCGGGACCGCGGTCGATTCGAAGATTCGGGTAGGATCGAACGCGCTGGAGATACCCACTTGCAAGATGGTACGGCCGCTCCTGGAGTCGAGAACCTCCGTCAGCCCGACGTCTCACCGCGAGCCGCGAGCGAGGGGAAACGCGCGAGTATCCCAGCCATGTCCGCCTCCTCCACTCGCGCGTCGTTTACCGAACGACCGACGCGAACGGCGCGGCACGCCGCAGCACCGCCGAGGCGTCGCGAGCCTCGCGTCGAACGGCGCGACGGCGGGGCGATCCCGCTGCGATTCCTCCTCGCTCGCTCACGCTCGCGTCCCGCATCACCGTTCTCGCGCCACGGTTGCGAGCGCGTTTCGCGAGGAGCGCGGTCACCCTTACTCGCCGAACACACGAACGCGATTAAAGACGTTTCTCACAATATGCCGCTCATCGCTCGCCACACGCACAACCGACCTGACCTAACTTCACATAACCTAACATGACGCGATCCGACGCGATAGACGCTCTTGTCACAACTGTTGCCAACTTTCGCGGGTCGGACGTAGCGGATCAATTTTATTCGgatcaatataaattatatatcacaaTGCTTTCGCTGaagcaaaagaaaaaggaagaaaaagaatttttcaaaaaacgaACATCGTTGTCGCGTCTAACCGATTACGCCTCCCCCGTTCGTAATTTTCTGTCCCACCGTTTCCGTCCGGCCATCGGAAGGATTGTCACGAGAGACAATACGTAATAAATTAGCCTCAAGAGCCACTTGTGCATCGTGCAAGTTATTTGCTTTTAGCATTTTTAAACAACAATCTCGAAACTTATGGTTCAAACTGTACTTGACGATCCTGCTTAACGCGACGCTCAATATTTCACAGGATTTTGAATGCTTGTCATAATTATTGCGCATGGTTATTTGATTCATGTTTGCGCATGCGATTTGTTGAATAGTCAAGATTGCTGCGTTATTTTATTGTGATGTCCCGCGGCGCagtaataattgattaaattaatatagacaAATAAACGATTAAAGTATCGATTAATGAATAACGAGAAAACGAGCACGCACAATGCTGTTATtcatatgaatttttttaaatataaacgcGAGAAGACGATGATAAGAAGCAAAGAAGAATAACGTCCCCGTGTTAAATTACGACGGTATGTTCAAATGAAAATTACTCCCTCTCGATAACAATTTGTACATTGACTGCGTCAATTGATAACTGCACGACTTGCGCCATTCACAACTGACCGACGGCGCTAATTGGTGAACTGGTGCCGCGAACAGTACAGTATATTAAAAAGAGGTCAATTGCGTATCACGCAACGCaatgattataaaaatgagtagCTTTGTCAAGCTGACCAATAAAATTGCAGATTTTGTAGTGAATTCGCTCATTTTTATGATTCTCACCATGCTATATGAAATGCATGAAATTGAGTTCCAGACGTCCATTTATCGTATTCGTATTGAAATATTGCTATTCGAAATCGCGtgtttgattttaatatacttttaatttaaatgaaataattcattgaattttatatttttttaaaaatatttcatatagtAACAAAATCGCATTAACGACAAGAGGTTAATATGAAAACacaaattcaataaaaaaaatctttacCTTGATTTTAACGGCGTTTTGACGTGGGCGTGCTTCGCTCC
The Ooceraea biroi isolate clonal line C1 chromosome 12, Obir_v5.4, whole genome shotgun sequence DNA segment above includes these coding regions:
- the LOC105276579 gene encoding GTPase-activating protein CdGAPr gives rise to the protein MKRPQKMPGSSTQDRPRAHRLTDIEPQGSACNRADDFSTPVSSGSNMGSIARFPKLDECAHFHYEHVELGTLEVSMNEDSNDSESYAVRITSGDACWTLQRSYDNFVMFDKQLHRCIFDRKFSSLMKLPDIQPKNARDVLKDYLNRFSQLNHEGLNCGPVLNWLQLDNRGRRILVPESDSCPINTPAVAAAYAVRPYTAQAQDEISFQVGDMISVIDMPPSGESTWWRGKHGFAVGFFPAECVAVIGDKVPRHLTVSTTVRSRLPVKPVLRKHGKLIAFFRSFILNRPSRRRLKQSGILRERVFGCDLGEHLLNSGQDVPIVLTCCAEFIEKHGLVDGIYRLSGVTSNIQKLRNAFDEDRVPALHSDESILQDIHSVASLLKMYFRELPNPLCTYQLYSTFVNAVQASSDAERLRRMRDAVRKLPPPHYRTLEYLMRHLVRVAARGTETGMTPRNVAIVWAPNLLRCKELEVGGVAALQGVGVQAVVTEFLVCYAELIFGDGPVGRPKSLAITTSARLLTLEEARNRSLRGEPDYIEVGAGPAGLPLRYHTVIELPRKRNGSKRSPSLNWRAIFGRGAIGKARQIGTPPQAETVPSSLNSLRRLRPVKSADSLDGEDSLGPLLGGPPPTRTCGHSRSVSHDSYFDHLADAPNVSSPLDLSEIQLNFDLEEREMRMLSEEEGGGVASVEASPRRQRTEASQCTATSGGSKRKRSRLEERLQCDVELRFIDSQSPDQVMVATSADIHSVDTPSPLPTPGYLPLLSEASTPLTPAVLQGASPSPMSANSPRISFRSFTLPLEIGDERDRSSSANKLKETSVSSSEKSSDPNHRLSINLVEPDRKLESCERIRSYDAELRGKTAITSLAGTANSSTTRSTLVASIFDTEMTPCNRLSSSCGEIGTGGVAASRKVATDRLSSQSVKISSESYDKKGDAGDVKGRCDKSTTDSIPNDVIAAVELPRLPSSNATDLDSPMSCEQTLQELRESGFVICDSSDMKVFSNAENQRATSNANDAGEWVIIGDTTGSLATPISESTSPNDSFLDSGANPVTSENVSGASLERTLISTADTFRMGVDNSVTENRILAQESEEMVFDLTDTKEYVNREETNPQTSFSLMNKGNLVNDDSRSRLHDRENGNRYSCDATDVNLSEESNVRDQRQVRACYIEVDNANVFGTNQNEAREEREMFRETETFENYHHLSRDTGARQQGASRPLQITNHPRFAGKSAEDQETTNVPMKQDSCDNDRSSGLSKKCQSFVFGNNSQKQQVNAQQRKCASKRGDESQKCVNLQTAQIRGNIDVRIPSENAAEPCEVAHAPEGASELMERTLAVASDAFANAPVQSTVDDAVVLRDTAAILQELALQRLSGGAVGDAAASARRKYEGETIRDRRNFDSEIGREIVRERKLRQELDCVRSKSDEASQHLPPCLRARHARATRAALSRSLDEAKFNRMTGEMPSLSIKQASDDAQHCSTPNVGGSSSSASEKIQLKTLGGLDLGDPQCRERIEKYKEERRTFLRDKYRSESFRGISSKTEDDGEQALLTRLKQRASRPSLH